The Oxyura jamaicensis isolate SHBP4307 breed ruddy duck chromosome 11 unlocalized genomic scaffold, BPBGC_Ojam_1.0 oxy11_random_OJ72848, whole genome shotgun sequence genome segment ACCCCGGCACCACCTCTCACTGCCACAGAGGAGCTGGTGCGGCTGCACGGCGGCTCCATCCCGGCCTGGGCACGGGCGCCAGAGGAGCGCGAGCAGCTCTGGTCCGCACGGCACAGCGCCTGGTTCGCCGCCCTGGCCCTGCGGCCCGGCTGCCAGGTGAGGGGCGGCAGCGCCACATCCCCCTCCCCGCGGTGTCCCTGTGCAcccccccagtgtccccatccccacatcCCACCCAGGGCTACTCCACCGACGTCTGCGTGCCCATCTCCCGCCTGCCCGGCGTCGTGGTGGAGACCCAGCAGGACCTGCGGGACGCCGGCCTCACCGGTGAGCGCTGCCTCCACCTCCACCGCCTccccgccccgctgccccccgctcATCCTCGTCCCCGCAGGGCCCCTGGTGGGACACGTGGGCGATGGCAACTTCCACTGCATCCTCGTCTTCCGCCCCGAGGACCCGGACGAGGCCCGGCGCGTCCACGACTTCGCCGAGCGCCTGGGCAGGTGGGGGGGCGCGGGCACACGGGCGGCTTTGGGGTCCCCCCGGGACGTCCCCGCTGACGTCCCCATCCCCCAGGCGGGCGCTGGCAGCGGGCGGCACCTGCACTGGGGAGCACGGCGTGGGGCTGGGCAAGCGGGCGCTGCTGCGGGAGGAGCTGGGCCCCCAGGGGCTGGACACCATGCGCCGCATCAAGGCCGCGCTGGACCCCCACCACCTGATGAACCCCGGCAAGGTGCTGTGAGCGCCCGCCAGCCCCCCCCAgcgctccccagggaagcacgCTGCACCCCCGGCTTGTTGGGGACTTGGGGCTCCGGCACCCCCCTGCGATCCCCCGCTTCTCCAAGAAtgccagtgaaataaaataacagtgaatattttattgaaCATTGTTTTAATACCATATCAAAACACCTCGACTAATGAAGGAAGCTCCCCCCAGGCTCTTGAACTCATTTCCCCCTCCCcgattttttttgttttgttttgttttaatatataaatacagaaacgTTTCCCGCAGGGGCACGGCCACCGGCAGGGGAGGTCTCACCAACGAAAAACATGCCCGCCGCgccgggaggggacggggacgggggcACGGCCGTCACACGGGGGGGGGTTCGTCGCCAGCCGGAGGGGAGCGCGCGTCGGCGGGGCCGAGGGCGTCCGGGCGAGACGCTCGCGCCTTGGGGGGCCGTCGGGTGGCCTCCCAAATCCCCTCCCCAGAAGGGTTCGGCTGGAAGGCGACGGAAAgaaaaggtgggggggggggggtcagatTTGGCAacggcgggggggcggcggggatgCTGCGGCTGTCCAGTCTCTGAGTGGTTATAGCTGAGTTAAAGAGTGACCAGTCTGTAAACATCACCGGGGCAGGGAAGCTCAAATCGAAGAACACGCCAGTCAACACGAAgcttcatttaattattttttttttgttgctgttttgttggttttctctgttttttttttttttttttccttttttatgtttttctcattGTAAACACTTGAAAGACAGAACCCCCCCCCTGCGCCGCGGCGGGGGAGAGCGGTGGCCCCGCTCCCGGCGTGGGGCAGAGTCCCCGCCACgcgctgccggggccggggTGGAGATCTCCAAAAGGGAGAcgggagagaggagaaaattcCCAGTTCAGTCAGTGCAAAAAAACCGAGCAGAGCCCCCGGGGCGCCAGGCGAGTCCgggtgggaggtgggggggtTGCCGGTGAGAAGTGCCGCGTGCTCCGTTTGGCCGGCTGTCCCCCGGCGGCGTCTCCGATCGTTTCGGGGAGAAAAAAGCCAAACATCATGGCAGGGTCTCGGCCGAGGGCGGCGGGAGCGTCCCCGTGGCCTCCCTTGGTGGCAGATCCCTCCTCGTGGCCAGCGGCTGCGGAGGGGAGAGCAGGTCGCTCCGCTTTTCTCACACTGTCTCTCCTCCTGGATGATTCTTatcctttttttaatcttttaaattaaaaaaaaaaaaaaaaaagacgaatacaaataataaaataaaaattaaaaaaaaaatcgctGCTGTCCCAAGTGGATTCAAGTTTCtgggtttttaatttttcatcttcttgaGGAATTGAACGTCAGCCCAAAACTCCAGGCGGGGCGGGTGGTgggacagggagaggaggtACAGCAGGTATAGCAAGGTGCCCTGCGAAGAGAGACGATGCCGCGTGAGCAGGGTGGGTGCAGGAGCCACAGGTACCCCTCCCCAACCCTCCTGCCTGGCCCCCGTCTCGGAACCATCAAATAAAAAGGGTTTACCAGGAAAACAGCCCCGTTCTCCACCCCGCCGCGGGCTCACCTTAGAGAGAAGTCAGCAAGCACGCCCGGCGGGTCAATCAGAAGGATGCTCTGGGCAAGATCTGTTCACTTCAAACCATGAATCTATAcagctggggagagcagagcgTGTCACCACCGCACCGCGCAGCACCCGGCCGGCCCCCCCGCCACCCGCCCGGCTGCCGTCCCCTCAGCCCTCCCCGGCCCCGTACCTTTTGTGATAAATGCAGAGGCAGGGCAGCCTGGCTATCGTatccccctgcagcagctcctccaggcagaTCACGCACTCGCCGGCGTCCTTGGTCAGCACGTCGTCTGCgaggaaggggagggcagcGGTGAGACGCGGCGCCGTGTCCCCCTGCTCGGGACGCGGGGCTCAGGTGGGTTCATCCCCCACGGGTTTCCCGCTGAGCTGGGTTTTGCCGGTGCTCCAAAAAAGCACCACCGTGCCCTTGCAGGGCAGGGCGTAAGTCTGGGATGGGTCCCTCCGGCACGGCACACCGCGGTGAGCaacacggggacagggacatgtTACAAAAGGGTCCCGAGGGAAAAGCAGCGAGGACAAGGCAGGGACCGCGAGCCGCGGATGGCAGCTGGAGCACAGCCCTCTTGGCAAgcccgcagccccagcctgcccgaGCGTCCCCCTCGCCCGCCCGGCGCGTCCCCGCGCCGCAGGACGCCGTGTCCCCGCGCAGCCCAGCCCTTACCGTTGTAGGAGAGGCGAGGTTTGCTCAGACACATGATAAAGTGCATTTCCATCTCGTCAGAAGCCACGGATTTGGAGCAAATGGGGCACTTGAAACCtgggagggagagcagagacAAGAGCCCTCAgcgaggggaggaggagaagagccCACCCCGCGTCCCGGGGAGCCCCTCACCGGCCGCCTGCATGGTGGCACCTGCCCCAGGCCGTGCCCAACGGCCGTGCGCTCATCCTGCGCGCGTGGCCGCCAGCAGTGGCAGCGTGGGGACAGCCACCCGAGCCGGCGTGCCCGGTGTCCCCGTGCCCGGTGGCGCAGAGGGCGCAGGGCGCGAGCCAAGGTGGAGCACACGTGGCCACCAGCTGCTCCCCGGCTTTAAAGGGCGAGGAGCAGCCCCGGGCACGCAGCACCGTGGGGCTGGTCCATGACTTGGGGACACGTCCCCGTGCCACCATCATGGCGGGCTCTGTCCCGCCACCGCCCcgggaggaggctgtggccgtGCCACGTCCCAAAAGCCCCCAGCGACACCCCGGGCTCAGCCGGACCCTCCGGGCTCTGGGTTCAGCCCATCCCGCTGGCTCCACGGCGCATCCCCTCTCCCCGTCCATCTCTAATCCCGCTGCAGCGCTTTTGTCTCATTTGCCACTGACAGCACTTACGGGGCCATCTGGAAGCGCACTAAGGAGGTTTCGCCCCCTTCCAGCCCCTCAGAGGCATCTCCCACCGAGGGgacccagcccagctccccagcatcCCACCAGCGCTCCGCCTCACAGCGTGCGCGCGCTGCTGCGAGCGAAACCAGCGCCTCCAGGGAGCAAAACCCCAACCCAGCCGCAGGTCGCGGGCTCGGGATGGTGCCCggggctccctgccctcctgcagccccgctCCGCCACCCCGCGGAGCTCCAACAGATGCAGGGGAAGACGCACAGGCCACCGCCACGGGTCTGCACCAGAGCAGCGAGCGAttccctgcctgcagagagggagagggtaATTTAAGGACCCGTCTTCTAAAAGCAGATCAGGTTTGACTGCAGTGCTGCTTAAGAGCTCGCTTCATAGATATGCAAAGCctgttcaggaaagaaaaggagcgTACACAAATTATCTGAGGATGAATCAGGTTCCTGCTTGGCACCAAGcggaggtgggggggggattTTGGGGGTTCTTGGAAAGCCTAGGACAGAGACACCGACCCTCCTCCCCTCGTGGGGGTTATTTCCCAGGAAAGCTCAGCAAGGACGAGTGCTGCGGgtggctgggagcagaagggaCACGTGGGGACCCCGCTcgcccctccagccccacatcgtgccctgccccagccgcAGGGACAGAGCCGGGAGGCACGGGGTCGATGTGCCGTCCCGTCAGCAGCCTAAATTTACTCCTGACCGATTTATACCTCGTGGCAGTAGTGCCCGCTCGCTGaaagagcctttttttcccctcccaagTGTTTACCCTGCCGGCGTATTTATAGAGAGGGCTCAGATAGCTTCCCAGCCtgccccccccggggacccACTGCGCCGGCACCGTGGGCACCAGTCCCCAGGGGCacctgtcccagccccagggaccCGCTTCCAGCAGCGACGTCCCCGGGCTGTTGTGAGCGGCAGCTCCTTGCTGACCCGGAGCgagctgctgggaagggccCACGTCTCTGCAAGACCTCGTTTCCTCCAGCACTGCCGGTGCCGAagcccccgaccccccccctcccttttttctgtGCCAAGGCGCTATTTTAAACGGCTGCCCCAGATCTGCTGGCTCCGGCAGCACCCGGCGGGGCCCTACGAGACATTCgagctggggaaggacaggGACCCCCCGCCACCGCGTCCCCAAAGCAAGGACGCAGGGAGGTTGCCCAAACGCAGGGTGTGAACCCTGAGGAGCGACCCTGATGCACGTGAGccgagcagggctggggctcggcCAAGAGCGGACTTTCCAGGCTCGGCCTTTCAGGAGATGGAAGCGGGGGGaggaataataatattaaaaaatatgatgaaaatgcAACTGCACAAATTGGCCTGTCTGGGCCGGAGCGAGGAGCCGGCGCGGAGAGGCTGCACCCCAGCTGTCGGCACAAATTCTCGGCGTTGCGAGAGCAGCTGTCGGGGGGCAGAGGCGATGCTCTGGGGATCCCCAAGGACACAGCAGCCCCAcggcagcaggagccagggcaCAGCCGGCCCCAGACATGGGCGAGGGGCGCCCCGAGGGGCCGCTGCCCGCACCCTGCCATGGTGGTTTCCAGTTCCCCAAAATCCCCGTTAATCGATCCTGCCTAAGCTGCCAGCGCGAGCGACGCAGGAGATTACGTTCTGACAGCTGCTCATGGAAAATtcagctccctccctcctcctcctcctccatcccttTCCGTCCTCCTCCCAcacacctaaaaaaaaaaaaaaagaagaggggaagggctCAGCTATTCCTCCTCTCCCGGGCCTCCCGTGCCCACGGGGAGGCTGAGGACCCTTCTTGCCTCCCCGGGTGCTGCAGGGTGGACGCAGACCTCAGCTCTCAGCACCGACCCTGGCCCGAGCTTCCCACTGCTCTCCCGGAGCCCCCGGCGGCAGGTGGGGTTTGAGGACGAGGTTATCTTGCAGACTTTTGAGAAAGCCAAGGGCTTTCCAGGGTTGCGAAACAGGCGTTGCGAGGTGACCTCATCTCTCCGACGGCTTGGTCTAAAAACCGTGAGCAAGCGGCGCTCGCGCTCTCCGGGGGCTGGTGCCCTCTGAGTATTTTTAGGCAGGTTACGCAGTTAATTTTAGAGagcctggcagagcagagctgggaaccTCTGAAGCCTCCAGCAGATCctaaaagagctgaaaaagccCCACGGTTAACCCTGACGGTGCCAAAAGCACCACCAGGCCATCGcggggctttgggggggggggtaaagGCAGTTTCCAGCCCGTCTGTAACCACCACCACGGCCGTACCCCGCCAGGAATTGCTCCGGATGCTGCTGTAGGAAACCCCTGCCTCCccggctgcctccagccccgtGGGACATCACACTGAGCTCTGCCACCCCACGGAGCACCCCGAGTTGAGCCCCAGGCTGCCGGCTGGCTGCTGGAGGTTGGGAAACCTCGGCCACGTCTCCTGCCCTCATCCTGTGCTCCGGGCCGAGGGAGCTGCCTCGCATCAGGTGAAGACGTGGCCGGGCAGGAGAGGAACGCAGGAAACGCCGGGTCCAACCGCGCAGCCAAAGCAGAGCCCTGGCgcctcctccagccccgagCACCCCACCTCCTCCCACCGCTACCACCAGGACCGGCACCCGTGTGAAGCTGGAGGGCACGGACGGGCTTAACGAGGCGCCACGTGGGAGGGGGGCGATGCCGAAGCTGTTGCCCAAGCTGGGAAGGAGGTGACAAAcaccccgcgccgccgccgcagccCGCGGAGGGGAGCGATGGCAGAGGGCTTGTCCTCCTCGCCGGCTGTGGGAAGGAAACCTGCAGAGCCGAGATATTCAGACCCCAAATTTCCTTGGCTGTGAACCAAACCCCGCCTTGGCTCGAAGCGGCCGCAGTGGTCACCCGACAGCAGCGCACGAGGGACGGCACGCGGGGCGCAACACCGGCACCAGGGCGGGGGCACCGCAGGGACCCGGGGGCTGAGGATCTCCGGGGGTGTCCCCGTCCTCGAGCATCACCCGTGGTGGACTCGGCACCCCGCCAGCCTCTGGCCACAGCTTCCGAGGAGGTGCAGGAACGGCCAAAGAGCCCCTCCACGGGCTGAAGGCGCCATGGGACACGGCACCAGCCCTGCACACCAAGGCCCTGCGGGGCACGGAGAAGCAGGAGGGTGAAGAGGCACGGCTGTACGGTGACACGTGGCCCAGAGCCTCCCTCCTCGCACGCACATCCTCACGTGCAAACAGCTGCTACAGCCCACGCGTCCCCCCCTTGCCAGCCCCTTTTAGGGCTGCAGTCACCATGTCTGGATAAAAGCACCAATGCTACACGTTATTGTCTCCTTCCTGCGCCCCTGGCTGTGCCGCAGGATCAGTCCCTCCAGCCCGGGACGGGGAAGGCAGCCCGCCGGGCTCGCCCTGCCTCCAGCTAGTCCTGCTTTACCGCAGAAAAcacccccagctgcagggaacGAGCTTCCTAAGGAATAGCGTGTAGCCCAAAGCTAATTTTAGCATCCCAGAGAACAGCAAAGCGAAGCGTCCACGGGGCTGGCTTGGGCGCTCTGATTTTTTCCACCGGGATATTTCATGTGGGAAGGAGAGGGCCTGGCCAACTGCCCTGCGCGAGGTGCGCGGAGCCCCCACCCCTGGGCTGGAGCCACTGCAGAGCACCTGGAGAAACCCACTTTGGGCCTAGAAAGGGGGATTTTCAGGAGCAGGCAGCGAGGGTGCAGGGAGAACCACATCCATGGGCAGCGTGTGGCTGTGAAATCCCCGAGCCTGGCTCAGCCCCGCTCCCAGAGCTCAGCGTGGCCCCGTGAAACGCTCGCCCACGGCACCCGAGGCAGAAGGGGAGTGGGCACGCTTTGGATAATGGCTTCGAAGCACTGGGATCCAGGTCGGGATAACTCGAGACGCTGAGGGGGCACGGTAGCACGGCCAGCCCTGGTGATAAGCACACGGCGCTGCGTGGGGACCGTGCTCAGTGACgggcacggggatggggacgaATCTCCGCTCCCTACAAGGCCCTGCAAGGACGGGGCTGTCCCACACATCCCCAGCTTGCCCCAAACCCATCCCGAAGCCACAGCCactcctcctccctccaggagGCAATTTGGGGCAGCTGGATACAGACAAGCCCTCATCCTCCCCGGCTACGGCTGTCCAGGCCCCCGACCGAAGGTGGGCCTGGAGCCACTGCGGCACTCGGGTGAAACGCAGCGCTACGCGCAGCGGGGCTCCGGGAGAATTACTACAGTTacaggagaagctgtgggttTTCCCTCAGCAGCCAGGCAGACTTCTCTAAATAAAACCCaacaatacaaaaacaaaaccctccaGGCTCTGAGGGGCACCAGGCCCCGTGCGATGGGCACGCCGGGCAGGTCGGAGGTGCCAGCAGAAGCCCCTACAAAGCCTCTCCTGCCGCTTTCCTCTTGTGTTGCAGGCAGCTGGCCTCTAAAAATACCCGCCGTTGTCACGCCGTCCTTCCTGCCAGGGCCAGGAAACGGCTCAGAGCTGCTTTCGGTTCAATTCTCCGTCCCCGCCGCTGCACGTCCCCCGGCGGGACCCGGCACAGCCCCATTTCCACGCCTGGCAGGCACCGGCCCCCCCCCGGAGCCACGGCTGGTGTCACCTCAACGAGCAGCGagcccggggggctcgggggcaAGCACAGCCCTCGGAAACTTCTGCTGGCGTTGCTAAAGCTGGCGAAAGGGTCAGTGTGTCCAACAATCCCCCACAAAGAGCCCCAAGAAGCGCGCAGAGCGCGTGGCCTCGCTCCTGCGTGGCTGGCGATGCCCACAGGGGTGCGAGCCGAGCAGAGAGGCAGAACTTCCCCGGCTAACACTGCCCCTGCAGCACGGCCCTGAGGCTGTCCCGAGGGCAGCCCACATCGCTCGGCTCTacagggcaggaggggaaggaaaggagagccGGCTCCGCGGCCCagccacgctgcagcctgtccGGCACGGCACGTGGCGGGCCTGGAGAGAGAAATGCTCCTTGCAGCGAGCACCCCCAGGCCAGGGAAGGATTTTAACCCCAGCCCAGGGGGGCGAGCAGCCCTCGCCCCCCGCAGCAGgtgctcccctccctgcagggcaggaAACCCGCgtggctgggctctgcccacGGAAACGCCGTGGGGCGGCAGGAGAAGGGGCCCCAGGCGAGCGGCTTCCTGCAGCTGCGCCTCCCCGGCCTGCTCCAAGCTCCCCCGGAGCCGAGCACAGTACTCAGCAGGCACGTTGGgttcagccccagcccctgcggTCCGGGATTTCAGTTTGGGAAAATCAGGAGAAAGCCGGGTCACGGCGATTCAAACGCAGGTTTTCGGCGCAGCTGGGCTCTGGGCgcaccagcagctggggacGACGTGCGCCTCGCGGTCACCTGCCGGGGTGCCATGGTATcgggggaaaaaacacacatttttttccccccaaagcgggtttttccccctccctgcgTTCCTTTCGCAATTAATTTTCACTGGTTAATAGCATCTTCCCATGATTCTCCGAGCTCCCCTggccagctgccagccctggtcctgctgctccACCAAAGATGTCCGCGTCTCATCGATCCTCCGGCCAGCGCCGACGAGGGAgaggagccccagcagcacactAATAGCTACGAGAAAACCTTCACGCTTATTCCAGGCACTGGAACAAACGTCTCAGCAACACAAAGCAGCGCCACGGGCCGGGCAGACGATCCTGGCTAGGAAGTGGGTCAGCCCCGGGAGCTGAGAGCATCGCTCTCCGGAGCACCGGGCGCGGAGGAAGGAGAGCGCACGCAGCTCCCCGCTCTCATTTACACGCGGGTTTAGAGCGGAGAGAGCCCAGCCAAGCTCGTTAGCAGGCCCGGTAATTAGTGCCCGGTGCCCAGGCGAGGCGGCCAAGAGATTTCTGCAGGGTGCCGGAGGGCCAAAGGCGGGCAGGGAAATCCCGTGCTTGCTCTCGCTGCGGGGCCAGGAGATAACGCGCCACACCGACAGCGACACACTGAACTCCATCTGCGGGCTGCTGGCGCACGATAAAGCCGTGCCTTGGTGGTATTTGGTGCTCCTGTCTTcccgaggagctgctgcctcgcCCCTGGTCCTCTCCTGCTGAATGttgctgcctggggagctgtCGGGactgctctgctcccccagcaccacacCAGCACCGAGTTGGGTCGAGTGCCTCCTGCAGAAACTTCCCCTGGTGAGACGAGATTCCCCAGGGCGGGTTTCTGTAGCCCAGGGAGCGCCCTGCCCCTCGCCCAGCCCCTGCCGAGGGAGGATGCAGCACGTGCCACGGCCGCATCTCGAAGAGGTGGCGTAGGGAAAGCCAGAGCCGAACGTGAActccctccagcagctcgcTAGGACAAATCCGTCCTTTTCCAGGGTAGGGAGAGCTCCGCACCCGTTTGACGGCCAGCAAGGACGTGCTGCAGGCATGCCCCTTGCCAGCTGGTTGGGC includes the following:
- the LOC118157802 gene encoding probable D-lactate dehydrogenase, mitochondrial; translated protein: MDIGGGHGLVPWDRAGATPGTGVIPRHPDLVLGGAGAWSGAAVAPGTPAPPLTATEELVRLHGGSIPAWARAPEEREQLWSARHSAWFAALALRPGCQGYSTDVCVPISRLPGVVVETQQDLRDAGLTGPLVGHVGDGNFHCILVFRPEDPDEARRVHDFAERLGRRALAAGGTCTGEHGVGLGKRALLREELGPQGLDTMRRIKAALDPHHLMNPGKVL